The region AGACGGATTCGTCGGCCAGTTTCACATACTTGGCTTCGGCATCCGCTTCGGAATGCACGGCGACGGTCTTGATGCCCATCTCGCGGCACGCGCGCTGGATGCGTAGCGCGATCTCGCCGCGATTGGCAATGAGGATCTTCTCAAACATGACGGGCTTCTCCGGTGGTGCCGGAGTTCGGGGTTTGCGTTCGAATACGGCCATGGCGCTTTAACCGATGATGAACAGAGGTTGACCGAACTCGACGGCCTGGCCGTTCTCCACGAGGATGGCCTTGATCACGCCAGCCTTGTCGGCTTCGATCTCGTTCAACAGCTTCATCGCTTCGATGATGCACAGTGTGTCGCCTTCGTTCACGCTCTGGCCGATGTCGACGAAAGAATTGGCGCCGGGGGACGGGGAACGATAAAAGCTGCCAACCATCGGCGATTTGACTATATGGCCTTCCGGTACGGCCGGGGCGGCAGGTGCTGCGGCGATGGGTGCCGCGGCGGGAGCGGGAGCGGCCTGAGGAGCTGCAGCATAGTATTGCTGCATGGGCGCTGCAACGGAACTGGAGCGCGAAATGCGCACGTGTTCTTCACCTTCTGTCAGTTCCAGCTCGGCGATGCCTGAGTTTTCGACCAGTTCGATCAGTGTTTTCAGCTTGCGCAGATCCATTTTTAGCTCCTTACAGAATGTTGTAGTGCGAATTGCAATGCGAGTTCATAGCCTGTTGCCCCTAAACCGCTGATAACCCCGACCGCGATGTCGGAGAAATAAGATTCTTTACGGAACGCCTCGCGGGCAAACACGTTGGACAGATGCACCTCGACGAACGGGATAGCAACTGCTGCCAATGCATCGCGTATTGCCACGCTGGTATGTGTGTACGCCGCCGGATTGATGATAATGAAGTCCGTACCGTCCGTGCGCGCCAATTGCACCCGGTCCACCAGTGCCGACTCTGCGTTGCTCTGGAAATGGGACAGTTTTGCGCTCTTTGCCAGCGCTAGTGCCGACAACTTGGCGTTAATTTCGTCCAACGTGACACGGCCATATACCTCCGGCTCGCGCATGCCGAGCAGGTTCAAATTGGGGCCGTGTAGTACCAGGATGTTCTTCATGGGGAGCGAAGTTTGCCGAAAATGGGTGAGTTTGTCTACCTTTTCGGGGGAATTGAGAAAAATCAGCCTGTAGGCAGGGAATTAAACGTTATCGGAGAAGTAGACATCCGAGCGATAGCTGAAATGGTCAAGAACAGACCGTAGAGTTCAAAACAAAGTCGAATGCCACGGCTTGGTTCCAAAAGACAAGCTGCTGCAAAAAGACTGCCAGCCGAAT is a window of Sideroxydans sp. CL21 DNA encoding:
- the accB gene encoding acetyl-CoA carboxylase biotin carboxyl carrier protein: MDLRKLKTLIELVENSGIAELELTEGEEHVRISRSSSVAAPMQQYYAAAPQAAPAPAAAPIAAAPAAPAVPEGHIVKSPMVGSFYRSPSPGANSFVDIGQSVNEGDTLCIIEAMKLLNEIEADKAGVIKAILVENGQAVEFGQPLFIIG
- the aroQ gene encoding type II 3-dehydroquinate dehydratase, giving the protein MKNILVLHGPNLNLLGMREPEVYGRVTLDEINAKLSALALAKSAKLSHFQSNAESALVDRVQLARTDGTDFIIINPAAYTHTSVAIRDALAAVAIPFVEVHLSNVFAREAFRKESYFSDIAVGVISGLGATGYELALQFALQHSVRS